A part of Palaemon carinicauda isolate YSFRI2023 chromosome 8, ASM3689809v2, whole genome shotgun sequence genomic DNA contains:
- the LOC137645955 gene encoding serine/arginine-rich splicing factor 4-like, which produces MDHRSGVNSRPTRSRNDELHISTERRDYRDNVPGRMVSPRGARHGEAETLLQKDPDGRQQTRGRSRSPRLQENRRNPNRRDSPNRRVSWQDTVDVESRITRSVDQSPGHRRGREPQAHRGRDQSPGRGRQQSPKRTRKQSPQPVRIHPASPNQSIGATNTQSPQKSRGEISLQQKSVGYKSRRKSRSRSRSRSRSRSRSRSPQKEKIRHQKSNRKPQTKRRLRTTDARILDAETATARLSVTSIVLHILAIGTSLMVIVPMSLVSSRWQSVRRTCPVYVHNNIGVTVDWGNPNMLVCHIIAYLPVVILVLSFSLLLFHYGIMHTWYTNKIPPKFALTRKHAVGTMILVILEAVVAWCIACLLTDGFRQTCLSFELTPYPEDRPISCKYGFDDRDESYMFQDLDTFKKIMIAMLGAWVCVIVLTILTVSLIVRACCCYST; this is translated from the coding sequence ATGGACCATAGATCTGGGGTCAACAGCAGGCCCACGAGGAGCAGGAACGATGAATTACACATTTCAACGGAGAGAAGAGATTACAGAGATAATGTCCCAGGTAGAATGGTTAGTCCTAGAGGTGCAAGGCACGGAGAAGCAGAAACCCTGCTTCAGAAGGACCCAGATGGACGTCAGCAAACAAGagggaggagtaggtcccccagaCTACAAGAAAACAGGAGGAATCCCAACAGACGAGACTCCCCAAACAGAAGAGTCAGTTGGCAGGATACTGTTGATGTAGAGAGTAGGATTACAAGAAGTGTTGATCAATCTCCAGGTCACAGAAGAGGGAGAGAGCCTCAAGCCCACAGAGGTAGAGATCAGTCTCCCGGTAGAGGAAGACAGCAGTCACCAAAGAGAACCAGAAAACAGTCACCTCAGCCGGTGAGGATTCACCCAGCGAGCCCCAACCAATCAATAGGAGCAACGAACACCCAGTCTCCACAAAAGTCAAGAGGTGAGATTTCCTTGCAGCAAAAATCTGTGGGTTATAAAAGTAGGCGCAAGAGCAGAAGCcgaagcagaagcagaagcaggaGCAGAAGTAGGAGCCGATCTCCTCAAAAGGAAAAAATCAGACATCAGAAGAGTAACCGAAAGCCCCAAACTAAAAGGCGTCTAAGAACGACTGATGCTCGGATTTTGGATGCTGAGACTGCCACGGCTCGTCTGTCTGTTACGAGCATTGTTTTACATATCCTGGCAATTGGGACATCCCTTATGGTGATTGTCCCTATGTCACTTGTAAGTTCAAGGTGGCAGAGTGTTCGAAGGACGTGCCCAGTTTATGTCCACAACAACATTGGAGTGACTGTGGACTGGGGAAACCCTAATATGCTTGTGTGTCACATAATTGCTTATTTACCAGTAGTGATATTGGTACTATCCTTTTCCTTATTATTGTTTCATTATGGTATAATGCATACATGGTACACCAACAAAATCCCACCTAAATTTGCTCTAACACGAAAGCACGCTGTTGGGACGATGATTTTGGTGATTTTAGAGGCAGTGGTTGCTTGGTGCATTGCCTGCTTGCTTACAGACGGTTTCCGGCAAACCTGTCTATCGTTTGAATTAACACCATATCCTGAAGATAGGCCTATCTCTTGCAAATATGGCTTCGACGATAGAGACGAATCATACATGTTCCAAGACCTGGACACATTTAAGAAGATCATGATTGCCATGCTTGGAGCTTGGGTGTGTGTGATTGTCCTCACTATTCTAACAGTGTCTTTAATTGTAAGAGCGTGTTGTTGCTATTCAACTTAG